The Actinomycetes bacterium genome segment GCGGCCCGCCGACCAAGGTCGGGCCGCCCTCGCTGTTGCAGCAGGCGGCGGCCCGGTTACGGGCCGGACTGCGGGACTCCGCCGCCGCGCTGCCCCCCGACTCGCGCGGGCTGGTGCCTGGCCTCGTGGTCGGTGACACCACGAACCTCCCGGCGGAGCTCGAGGAGGACTTCCGGCGCTCCGGGCTGACCCACCTCGTGGCCGTGAGCGGGGCAAACGTCGCCGTCGTGCTGGCAGCCGTGCTGCTCACGGCGCGCTGGGTGGGGCTGCGTGCCCGGGCCGTGCCGCTGGGCGGCGTCCTCGGGCTGGCCGGGTTCGTGGGTGCTCGCCCGGCCGGAGCCGAGCGTGCTGCGGGCTACCGTCATGGGGCTGGTCGCCGTGGTGGCCCTGACCAGGGGCGGACCGCGGCGCGGGCTGCCGGCGCTGTCCTCGGCCGTGCTGCTGCTCGTCGTCGTGAACCCGTTCCTCGCCCGGTCGGCCAGCGTCGCCCTGTCGGTGCTGGCCACGGCCGGGCTGCTGGTGCTGGCCCCCGGCTGGCGGACGGCGTTCGCCCAGGTGCTGCCCGGCCGGCTGGCCGACGCCCTCGCCGTCCCGGCCGCGGCGCAGGTGGCGGTCGCCCCGGTGCTGGTGCTGCTGAACCCGAGCGTCAGCCTGGTCTCCATCCCAGCCAACCTGCTGGCCGCGCCGGCGGTGCCTCCGGCGACCGGGCTCGGCGTCCTCGCTGCCGTGACCGGACCGGTGGCGCCGTGGCTGGCGGAGGTCGCCGGCCGGCTGACCGGGGTCCCCTCGGCTCATCCACGGGGAGGGGTCGGCGCCGAACAACGCCAGCGTCGTGCTGCGCGTCGAGACCGTCGGCGCCGTGCTGCTACTCGGCGGTGACGTCGAGCTGGCCGCGCAGCAGGCCCTGCTGGCCCGGCCCGAGCTGCTGCGGGCCGACGTCCTCAAGGTCGCCCACCACGGGTCGCGGGTGCAGCTGGCCGCGTTCATCGAGGCGGTGGGGGCGCGCGCGGCGCTGCTGTCGGTGGGCGCGGACAACAGCTACGGGCACCCGGCCCGCAGCACGCTGAACCTGGCCGGGGCCAACGGCGCCCTCGCGGTGGTCGGCGGGTCACCGCGGGTGGTTGCCCCGGCGCTGACCTCGGTGCTGACCGCGGCTTTCCTCGTCGTCGGACCGCCATGGCATGCTGGCCGCGATGTCCGCGCAGCCGCCCCAGGTCACGCTCGTGCTCGGCCCCGAGACCTTCCTCGCCGAGCGCGCGGTCGGGCGCGTCGTGGCCGCTGTGCGGGCGGCCGACCCGGAGGCCGACGTCCGACGGCTCGAGCCGGGCACCCTCGAGCCCGGCCAGCTGGTCGAGCTGACCAGTCCCTCGCTGTTCGGGGAGACCACGGTGCTGGTCCTCGACCGGGCGCACGAGCTGTCCGGAGACTTGGCCGCCGAGGTGGCGGCGGTGCTGTGCGACCCGGCCGAGCACGTCGTCCTCGTCGTCGTCCACGGGGGCGCCGCGAACCGGGCCAAGGCCGTGCTGGAGGCCTGCCGGGCGGTGCGGGCCACCGAGGTCGAGTGCCCGACGCCCAAGCCGTCCGAGCGGCTGCGGTTCGTGCGCGGCGAGATCGCCGGGGCCGGCCGGTCCATCGCCGAGGACGCCTCCCAGGTGCTTCTCGAGGCGGTCGGCAGCGACCTGCGCGAGCTGGCCAACGCCTGCGCCCAGCTGGTGTCCGACACCGAGGGACCGATCACGGCGTCCGTGGTGCAGCGCTACTACGCCGGCCGGGCTGAGGTGTCCAGCTTCCAGGTGGCCGACCTGACCATCGACGGCCGGACCTCGGACGCGCTCGAGCAGCTGCGGTTCGCGCTGGGCTGCGGGGTGGCGCCGGTGCTGCTTACGAGCGCGCTCGCGCAGGGTCTGCGCCAGGTGGGGCGGCTCGCGTCAGCGCCGCAGGGCGCCCGGGCGGGCGATCTGGCCCGCGACCTGGGGCTGCCGCCGTGGAAGGTCGACATCGTGCGCCGCCAGGCCCGCGGCTGGGCGCCGGACGGCCTGGCCCGAGCCATCGCCGCGGTCGCGGAGGCGGATGCCAGCGTCAAGGGCATGGGGGGCGCGGCCGACCCCGGCTACGCACTGGAGAGGGCGGTGCTGGCGGTCACGGCGGCGCGCTCGGCCTGAGTCCCGGTTGCGGGACCACCGGAGCAGGCTGACGGCGCCGTCCCTGATGGGGGAGCGGCGCCGTCGAGGTCGCAGCGGCTGAGTCGACTCAGCTGGCGAGGGTGCTGAACTGCTTGGCCATCGAGGACTTCCGGTTGGCCGCCTGGTTCTTGTGGATGACGCCCTTGCTGGCCGCCTTGTCGAGCTTGCGGCTGGCGGAGGTCATCGCCTCGCGGGCCGCGTCGACGTCGCTGGACTCGGCCGCGACGTGGAACCGCTTCACCGCGGTCTTCAGCGCCGAGCGAGTCGCCTTGTTGCTCAGCCGCGCCTTCTCGTTGGTGCGGATGCGCTTGATCTGGGACTTGATGTTCGCCACGTGCCAGCCTCAGTCGATTCGTCAGGAGTTGCGAGCACGCCAGGACGGCGCGCAGGCGCGAGGTCTGAGGGTATCAGCGAGCCAGGCCCGGCCTCAAACCCAGCCGTGCCGCCCGCGCAGCTCCTGTGCCACCTTGTCGAAGCGTGGCCGGTCCAAGGTGGCGCCCTCACGCCGGACGGCGTCCGCCGGCACGCCGAACACCCGGTCGAGACGGACGCTGCTCACCCGACCCTCCCGGTCCCAGCCGCCGCGGCCGAGCACCAGCCAGTCGGGGTCGTCGGAGTGGCCCCGGCTGGACAGCATGACGACGGCCAGGTCGCCCAGCCGCCCGGCGAGCACCCGGCCCACGACGACGACCGGGCGGTCCTTGCCCTGCGACGGGTCCTCCTCGTAGGGCACCCAGGTCCACACCACCTCGCCGGGGTCCGGGTCGCCGTTCCGCTCGGGGGCGTAGAGGAGGCGGACCGGTCCGTCGTAGTCGTACGCCACCGTCGTCTGCGCGGGCCGCGTCGGACGGGGCTGACGCGGCGGACGGCGAGGGGCCAGCAGGTCCACGAGACGGCGCCACATCCGACCCAGGCTAGAGCCCCCGTCCCGCATGAAGGTGCCCCTCTGTGCGTGCTGTCGCAGTGAGGCACCCTTCATCGCCATCAATGAAGGTGCGGTTTGCGCGGCCTTGCGCACAGAAGGGCACCTTCCTGCGGGGCAGCGGGCAGATGGAGGCGGCGCGGGCGAGCAGCGGCAGGAACGCCAGGACGACGGCCACCCCGGCGGCACCGGACAGCCCGAACACCAGCCGAGGCGCCAGCAGCCCTACAGCGAGCCCGCCGATCGCGAGGGCCAGGATCCCCGACATCCGGGTGACCCCGTTGAGGGCCGCGCCCACCCGCCCGATCACGGCGTCGTCCACCCGCAGCATCGTCCAGGCCGTCACGTACACGCCGAGCACCCCGTTGGCCACCCCGCCCACGAGGAACAGGACGACCAGCGCGCCGACGGAGGGCACGGTCCCGGCCAGCCCGCTGGCCACCGCGAGGACCAGCGAGCTGCCGAGCAGCGCGCGCAGCTGCTGGACGGCGCTGAAGCGGGTCCCGCCGAGCACCCCGCCGATCAGCAGCCCAACGGCCCAGGCCGCCGAGACCATCCCGAACGCGGTCGCCGAAGCCCCGAGCGCGTCGCGGACGAGGAACAACTTGGCCACGTTGACCACCTCACCGACCAGGATGAACGCGCACAGCATGGCGAGCACCGCGGCGAGCGGACGGTCCCGCCAGATCAGCACGAAGCCGTCGCGCATCCGGGGGCTGGTGGCGTCGGCGCCGCGCGCGGGCCGCTCGGCGTCCGGGCGGCGCCGGACCCGGATCGCCACGGCCGCCCCGGTCACGGCGAGGAACGTCGCTGCGTCCACCAGCAGCGGTACCCGGGGCCCGTAAGCCCCCATGAGGGGCCCGCCGAGCGTGGGTCCGGCGACCAGCGCCAGTGCGGAGAGCGTCTGCTGCAGCCCGAACACCTCGGCCATTGCCGCCGGCACCACCATCCGGCGGACCAGGGCCCCCCATGCCGGCCCGGTGAGCGCGGTGCACGCTCCGAGCATGGCCACCCGCGCAAGCCCGCGGCCGTGCTGCTGGTGAAGGCGAGTGCCGTGCACAGTCCGACCTGGGCCAGGCTCGCGACCACGATCAGCCGACGGGTGTCGAACCGGTCGACGAGCACCCCGGCCGCGGGGGACAGCAGCGCGATCGGCACCGCGTCGGCCAGCAAGACGGCGGCGACCCAGCCGGCCCCGCCCCCTGAGTCGTGCATACGCAGGACCAGGGCGACCACGGCCAGCGCGTTGCCCAGCTCGGACACCGCGCGGGCCGAGG includes the following:
- a CDS encoding ComEC/Rec2 family competence protein, encoding MLARPEPSVLRATVMGLVAVVALTRGGPRRGLPALSSAVLLLVVVNPFLARSASVALSVLATAGLLVLAPGWRTAFAQVLPGRLADALAVPAAAQVAVAPVLVLLNPSVSLVSIPANLLAAPAVPPATGLGVLAAVTGPVAPWLAEVAGRLTGVPSAHPRGGVGAEQRQRRAARRDRRRRAATRR
- the holA gene encoding DNA polymerase III subunit delta, giving the protein MSAQPPQVTLVLGPETFLAERAVGRVVAAVRAADPEADVRRLEPGTLEPGQLVELTSPSLFGETTVLVLDRAHELSGDLAAEVAAVLCDPAEHVVLVVVHGGAANRAKAVLEACRAVRATEVECPTPKPSERLRFVRGEIAGAGRSIAEDASQVLLEAVGSDLRELANACAQLVSDTEGPITASVVQRYYAGRAEVSSFQVADLTIDGRTSDALEQLRFALGCGVAPVLLTSALAQGLRQVGRLASAPQGARAGDLARDLGLPPWKVDIVRRQARGWAPDGLARAIAAVAEADASVKGMGGAADPGYALERAVLAVTAARSA
- the rpsT gene encoding 30S ribosomal protein S20 — its product is MANIKSQIKRIRTNEKARLSNKATRSALKTAVKRFHVAAESSDVDAAREAMTSASRKLDKAASKGVIHKNQAANRKSSMAKQFSTLAS
- a CDS encoding type II toxin-antitoxin system PemK/MazF family toxin; the encoded protein is MWRRLVDLLAPRRPPRQPRPTRPAQTTVAYDYDGPVRLLYAPERNGDPDPGEVVWTWVPYEEDPSQGKDRPVVVVGRVLAGRLGDLAVVMLSSRGHSDDPDWLVLGRGGWDREGRVSSVRLDRVFGVPADAVRREGATLDRPRFDKVAQELRGRHGWV
- a CDS encoding MFS transporter; the protein is MLGACTALTGPAWGALVRRMVVPAAMAEVFGLQQTLSALALVAGPTLGGPLMGAYGPRVPLLVDAATFLAVTGAAVAIRVRRRPDAERPARGADATSPRMRDGFVLIWRDRPLAAVLAMLCAFILVGEVVNVAKLFLVRDALGASATAFGMVSAAWAVGLLIGGVLGGTRFSAVQQLRALLGSSLVLAVASGLAGTVPSVGALVVLFLVGGVANGVLGVYVTAWTMLRVDDAVIGRVGAALNGVTRMSGILALAIGGLAVGLLAPRLVFGLSGAAGVAVVLAFLPLLARAASICPLPRRKVPFCAQGRANRTFIDGDEGCLTATARTEGHLHAGRGL